The genomic window CATTGATAACCACCTCCACTATAACCCCAATCGGCCCTTGCTTTAATACTGCTCAAAACCGCTATATTAACTAAAAAATCTGGTTGCTCAGTTTTAACAAAACCTTTTTTTTTCATAGCAGTTTCAACGGCAGCTAACATCCTAGGCTTGTCGAGGTTGTTTAGTTCTAAATGCTGAATACCTTTTTCGTAGTAAGCAAAGGATTTTAACTTAGAAAAATCGATCTTTTTGTCGTAATCTGATGCAGTAAGCACAGTAATACAACTGGTAAATGCCATTACAATAGTAAACAGCATACCCCATTTAAGTGTGTGTTTCATTTTTATGTTTTTATTTAATAACCTATTACTAAAATACCAGTTTATTAGATTAAAACATATTGGCTTTAGTAAATAAATGATAAATAACATATTAAGATCCTTTATGATATTTAAGAGTCAGATAGAAATATCTGACAGCACAGGAAATACATATTAAGATTATTTAACTTCCTCTTAATAAATTAACTTTGTAAAATGCTAAGAGACGAGATTAACAAAGCTTTTGAAGTATTAAAATCAGGTGGTGTTATTTTATATCCAACAGATACCATTTGGGGTTTGGGCTGCGATGCAAGCAATGCCGATGCTGTAGATAAATTATTGAAGATAAAAAACCGTCCTGCCGAAAAGAGCCTCATTGTGTTACTCGACGCAGACAGCAAACTGCAAAGTTATGTTGCCGAAATACCTGATGTGGCTTACGATTTAATTGAATATGCTGAAAATCCTTTAACCATTATTTTCTCTGGCGCAAAAAACTTAGCCCAAAATGTAATCAATGCCGACGGTAGTGTGGGAATCAGAATTGTTAAACACGATTTTTGCACACCATTAATCCAACGCTTTAGGAAACCTATAGTTTCTACCTCTGCAAATTTAAGCGGACAGCCTTCGCCAAAATTCTTTGATGATATAACCCCCGAAATTATTGACGCTGTTGATTACGTGGTAGACTTTGAACAGGAAAACCGGACCAACAGAAAACCATCAACCATTATGAAACTTTCTTCGAGTGGACAGTTTGAGTTTATTCGCAAGTAATTTTATTACTTTTGTAATCCTTATTGTCATCCTGAGGCACGAAGGATCTGTTTCAAGCTAGCAGATGCTTCCTATCTCGGCGTGACAAAATAACTAACTTGATGCAGCAACACCTACAAAATCCAATATTTAAAACCTTATCCACAATTGCCGATAAGCACAATACCGAAGCATATGTAATCGGAGGCTTTGTTCGCGATTTATTTTTAGATCGCCCTTCAAAAGATATTGATGTGGTTGTTGTGGGCAGTGGAATAGAATATGCTGAAGCCGTTGGTAGAAAACTGAACACCAAAGTCGCTGTTTTTAAAAATTTTGGCACAGCAAATATTAAATATCAGGATTTAGAAGTCGAATTTGTAGGCGCCAGAAAAGAATCTTACCGTTCCGATTCACGTAAACCAATTGTTGAAGATGGTACCTTAGAAGATGACCAGCTGCGCAGAGATTTTACCATCAATGCTTTAGCGATCAATTTAAATGCTGATCATTTTGGTGAATTGTTAGATCCATTTGATGGGATTAAAGATTTAGAAAATAAGCTCATCCGTACCCCACTCGACCCGGAAGTTACTTTTTCTGATGATCCCTTGCGTATGATGCGGGCAATCCGCTTTGCTTCACAACTTAATTTTAATATCGATCCAGCTGCCATAAATGCCATTAAAACGCAAAAACAGCGTATTACCATCGTATCAAAAGAGCGGATAACAGATGAGATGAATAAAATCATCCTCTCAAAAAAACCTTCTATAGGCTTTAAACATCTTTTTGATACTGGCTTATTGCAGCTTATTTTCCCTCAAATGGCACAGCTTTATGGGGTAGAGATTATTAAAGGAAAAGGACATAAAGACAATTTTTACCATACACTTGAAGTATTAGATAACATTTGTGCAGATACCGATGATTTATGGTTGCGTTGGGCGGCTATTTTACACGATATTGCCAAACCAGCCACTAAACGTTTTGAAGAAGGTCACGGCTGGACATTCCACGGGCATGAAGATAGAGGAGCCAGAATGGTTCCGAAAATATTTGCACAGTTAAAACTGCCTCTAAACGAAAAGATGAAGTATGTGCAAAAATTGGTACAGCTTCATTTACGCCCGATTGTTCTGGCGCAGGAAACCGTTACAGATTCTGCTGTAAGGCGATTACTTTTTGATGCCGGTGAAGAAATCGAAAGTTTAATGCTGCTTTGCAATGCCGATGTAACAACTAAAAACGAATACAAAAAAACAAAATACCGAAACAATTTTGAGCTGGTTAAGCAAAAGCTTAAGGATGTAGAAGAACGCGATAAAATTAGAAACTGGCAGCCCCCTATTTCAGGAAATGATATCATGGAAACCTTTGGTCTCGATGCAGGAAAAGAGGTTGGTATAATTAAAAATGCCATCCGCGAAGCCATATTAGAGGGCGAGATTACAAACGACTATCATGAAGCATTTAATTTTATGCTAAATCAGGCAAAACAAATGGGATTAAATCCTGTTAATAAATAATTTAATTGCTAAAACACAACAATTAGGTGGTCTTTTATGCCACCTGATATTTGTGGTAATTATAAATTAACTTTATTTTTACGGTTCCAAAATACTATAATGGCTATTTATAAATTTAGAATTACTTTCGAAGATTTTGATGATGTTGTGAGAGAGATCGACATTAAATCAAACCAAACATTTGAAGACCTGCATAGGGCTATTCACAGATCTACGGGTTATAATGCCGAAAAATCTTCCTCTTTTTACGTAAGCACCGATAATTGGTTAAAAGGTGATGAAATTGCTTATTTACCAAGTGAGCGTAAAAAAGACCGTGTAGTTTTAATGGAGAATTCTAAACTAAGCGGTTTTATTGAAGATCCGCATCAAAAGTTTTACTATATCTACAATTTCGATCGTCCATATGATTTTCATGTAGAACTGGTAAAAATAATTTTAGATGCTGATCCAAATATCGAATATCCATTTTTAGCTAAAAGCAGTGGTGAAGCACCAAAAATAATGGAACAAAACAGTCCACAGGCTGTTGATCCAAGAGGTGCAGCGGGAGCCGCAAGCGAATTTGATTTCTTGAATGAAATGAACTTTGTACCAGAAGATACCGACGAATTGGAAGCCATGGGCGAAATGGGTATCAATGCTGAAGAGCGGGACGAAGATGAAGAAAGCGAAGAAGACGAATTCGGCGACGAATTTTCCGATAGTGATAACTTCGAAGATGATAGCCACAAAGACGACTATTAATTAACAACGAAATAATAAATGCAAAAAGCTGCCAAATATTTAAATTTGGCAGCTTTTATTTTATACAAAGCTCATGCACACTAAAACCTTAATATCCATTGTTGGCCCTACTGCAATTGGCAAAACAGCCTTGGCTATTAAACTGGCACAACATTTTGATACAGAAATCATTTCTGCCGATTCCCGTCAGTTTTTCAAGGAAATGGCCATAGGAACGGCAAAACCTGATGCAGAGGAGTTAGCAGCGGCAAAACATCACTTTATTGATTCACATTCGGTTTCACAACTATTTAGTACAGGTGATTTTGAAATAGAAGGTCTAAATACCCTCGATCAAATTTTTGAAAACCACAATCTGGCCATTATGGTTGGGGGTTCGGGTTTATATGTTAATGCCTTAATTAATGGCCTGGATGAAATGCCAGATATTGATTTAGCCATACGTGAAAGGCTGAATAAACAGTTCGAAGAAGAAGGATTACCAAGTATCCAAAAACAGCTGGCAACATTAGATCCTGAATATTTCGCAAAGGTAGATCAACAAAATCCACAAAGAATGATCAGGGGTTTGGAAGTATTTTTATCAACAGGCCAAAAACTTTCGTCAATGCTTTCTGCTACAAAAAAGGAAAGACCATTTAACATTATCAAAATAGGTCTCAATACCGATCGTGCCATCCTTTACGACCGAATTAACCGAAGAGTTGATAAAATGATTGCTGATGGTTTAGTAGAAGAGGTAAAATCGCTAATACCCTTTAAAAAATATAATGCTTTAAACACGGTAGGCTATAGTGAGCTTTTCGATTATCTGGACGGAAAATTATCTCTTGATGATGCCGTTTTAGCAATTAAACAAAATACACGTCGCTTTGCCAAACGCCAACTCACCTGGTTTAGAAGAGATGAAGAGATCAATTGGCTTGAACCTATTGAAAAA from Flavobacterium sp. W4I14 includes these protein-coding regions:
- a CDS encoding hypothetical protein (product_source=Hypo-rule applied; pfam=PF13590; transmembrane_helix_parts=Inside_1_6,TMhelix_7_29,Outside_30_183), yielding MKHTLKWGMLFTIVMAFTSCITVLTASDYDKKIDFSKLKSFAYYEKGIQHLELNNLDKPRMLAAVETAMKKKGFVKTEQPDFLVNIAVLSSIKARADWGYSGGGYQWDSASSSYQWRDSQFGPLNTSKQYQSGTIIIDFLNPETKAIMWHGIGSGFNFDDYENREERIKLAVKQILSEYPPIY
- a CDS encoding L-threonylcarbamoyladenylate synthase (product_source=KO:K07566; cath_funfam=3.90.870.10; cog=COG0009; ko=KO:K07566; pfam=PF01300; smart=SM00979; superfamily=55821; tigrfam=TIGR00057) translates to MLRDEINKAFEVLKSGGVILYPTDTIWGLGCDASNADAVDKLLKIKNRPAEKSLIVLLDADSKLQSYVAEIPDVAYDLIEYAENPLTIIFSGAKNLAQNVINADGSVGIRIVKHDFCTPLIQRFRKPIVSTSANLSGQPSPKFFDDITPEIIDAVDYVVDFEQENRTNRKPSTIMKLSSSGQFEFIRK
- a CDS encoding poly(A) polymerase (product_source=KO:K00970; cath_funfam=1.10.3090.10,3.30.460.10; cog=COG0617; ko=KO:K00970; pfam=PF01743,PF01966,PF12627; smart=SM00471; superfamily=81301,81891; tigrfam=TIGR00277), with the translated sequence MQQHLQNPIFKTLSTIADKHNTEAYVIGGFVRDLFLDRPSKDIDVVVVGSGIEYAEAVGRKLNTKVAVFKNFGTANIKYQDLEVEFVGARKESYRSDSRKPIVEDGTLEDDQLRRDFTINALAINLNADHFGELLDPFDGIKDLENKLIRTPLDPEVTFSDDPLRMMRAIRFASQLNFNIDPAAINAIKTQKQRITIVSKERITDEMNKIILSKKPSIGFKHLFDTGLLQLIFPQMAQLYGVEIIKGKGHKDNFYHTLEVLDNICADTDDLWLRWAAILHDIAKPATKRFEEGHGWTFHGHEDRGARMVPKIFAQLKLPLNEKMKYVQKLVQLHLRPIVLAQETVTDSAVRRLLFDAGEEIESLMLLCNADVTTKNEYKKTKYRNNFELVKQKLKDVEERDKIRNWQPPISGNDIMETFGLDAGKEVGIIKNAIREAILEGEITNDYHEAFNFMLNQAKQMGLNPVNK
- a CDS encoding hypothetical protein (product_source=Hypo-rule applied; cath_funfam=3.10.290.30; pfam=PF07929; superfamily=159941) is translated as MAIYKFRITFEDFDDVVREIDIKSNQTFEDLHRAIHRSTGYNAEKSSSFYVSTDNWLKGDEIAYLPSERKKDRVVLMENSKLSGFIEDPHQKFYYIYNFDRPYDFHVELVKIILDADPNIEYPFLAKSSGEAPKIMEQNSPQAVDPRGAAGAASEFDFLNEMNFVPEDTDELEAMGEMGINAEERDEDEESEEDEFGDEFSDSDNFEDDSHKDDY
- a CDS encoding tRNA dimethylallyltransferase (product_source=KO:K00791; cath_funfam=3.40.50.300; cog=COG0324; ko=KO:K00791; pfam=PF01715; smart=SM00382; superfamily=52540; tigrfam=TIGR00174), whose amino-acid sequence is MHTKTLISIVGPTAIGKTALAIKLAQHFDTEIISADSRQFFKEMAIGTAKPDAEELAAAKHHFIDSHSVSQLFSTGDFEIEGLNTLDQIFENHNLAIMVGGSGLYVNALINGLDEMPDIDLAIRERLNKQFEEEGLPSIQKQLATLDPEYFAKVDQQNPQRMIRGLEVFLSTGQKLSSMLSATKKERPFNIIKIGLNTDRAILYDRINRRVDKMIADGLVEEVKSLIPFKKYNALNTVGYSELFDYLDGKLSLDDAVLAIKQNTRRFAKRQLTWFRRDEEINWLEPIEKEKVIHFIHDRLK